GGCTCGAGGCCGAGGCCGCCGATGCGGAACGTCTGGCCGACGCCGAGCGCGAGGAGGCGCAGCGTCTCGAGGAGGCCGCTCGTGCCGCTGCCGAGGCCGAGCGCCTGGCCGCGGAGGCCGAAGCAGCGGCAGCCGAGGCCGAGGCCCGCCGTCAGCTCGACATCGCGCGTAGGGCCGAGGCTCAACGCCGAGCGCAGGCCGAACGAGAGGCCGAGGAGGCCGCTGCGAGGGCCGAAGCCGAACGCCGTGCAGAAGCCGAGCGCCGTGCAGAGGCCGCTCGACGCGCCGAGGCCGAGCGTCTTGCCGCCGAGGCCGCAGCCGCCAAGGCCGAGGCCGAGCGTCTGGCCGAAGAGAAGCGACTTGCCGCGGAGGCCGCAGCCCGTGCCGAGGCGCAACGCCGATCCGAGGCGGTCCGTGCCGAAGACGAACGCCGCGCCCGCGCCGAGGCCGAGCGACGTGCCGAGATCGAACGCCGTGCGGAGGCGCAGCGCCAAGCCGACGCCGAGGCCGTCCTCGCGCGGCAGCGGCAGCTCGAAGAGGAGGCCCGCCTGATGGCCGATTTCGAGGAGCGCCGTCTCGTCGAGGAGCTCGCGCAGGAGCGCATCGAGCAGGAGGCCAGGCGGCTCGCCGAGGAGGACAGGCAGCGCGGGCTCGCCGCGGAAGAGGCGCAGCGTACGCGTGAGGCCGACCCGAGCTCGTCGTTGGCGACCGCGCAACTCGCGCGCGAGGCCGATCGCTACGTCCCAGTGATCCGCGATCGGGTGCGTCAGTTTTGGGTCCGGCCGCCGGCGACCGGTCGCGATCTCGCGACCGTCGTCTCGGTGCGGCTCATCCCGGGCGGCGACGTGGTGCCCAACAGTGTTCGGGTGGTTCAGAGCAGCGGCAACACCGCCTTCGATCAATCGGTCGTTGCCGCGGTCAATCAGGCATCGCCCTTGCCCGTGCCGTCAGGTCCCGTCTTCGAGCGCTTTCGCGAGTTCGATTTCACCTTCAAGCCCTAGCCAGGACAGACCCCTATGCCCCGACACCAGCGCCGCCCCTCGATCCTCATGGCCTTTGCCGTCGTCCTCTTCGGAATCGGGCTCGGATTCGGGACCGGGCCGGCACAGGCGCGTCTGAACATCGAGGTCACGGGCGGTGTCGAGGCAGCCCAACCGATCGCCGTCGTCCCTTTCGGCGTGAGCGACGGGCTCATCCCTCCGGTGGATATCGCCGCAGTCATCAGCGCGGATCTCGCGCGCACCGGCCGTTTTCGTGCGATGCCGACGCGCGACATGCTCGACATGCCGGCGCGTCACGAGGACGTGGATCTGCGCGATTGGCGCCTGCTCGGGATGAACAACCTGGTCATCGGCCGGGTCGAGGCCGACGGCGCCGGCTACCGGGTCAGCTTCATCCTCTACGACGTCTTCCGCGGCGATCAGCTCGCCAGCAGCACGCTCGTCTCCACCAAGGACGGCATGCGCAACACGGCGCACCGCATCGCCGACATCATCTATCAGAAGCTCACCGGCCAGCGCGGCGTGGCGGCGACCCGCATCGCCTACGTCACCGCCACCGGCCAGGGCGAGGGCCAGACCGTGACCCTGCGCGTCGCGGACGCCGACGGCTACAACCCCCAGACCATCGTCTCCTCGGGCGAGCCCATCATGTCGCCCGCCTGGTCTCCCGACGGACGCCGCATCGCCTACGTCTCCTTCGAGAACAAGCGCGCCGCCATCTACATCCAGGAGCTCGCCAGCGGGCGTCGCGAGCTGGTCGCGAGCCATCCCGGCATCAACGGCTCGCCGGCCTTCTCCCCGGACGGGCGCAAGCTCGCGATGACGCTCTCCAAGGACGGCAATCCGGACATCTATGTCCTGGATCTCACCAGCCGCGAGCTGGTGCGCCTCACCGACCATTTCGCCATCGACACCGAGCCCTCTTGGTCGCCGGACGGTCAACAGATCATCTTCACCTCCGATCGCGGCGGCAGCCCGCAGATCTACCGCATGGGCTCGGGCGGCGGACCTGCCCAGCGGATCAGCTCCGAGGGCGACTACAACGCGCGTGCATCCTATTCGCCCGACGGGCGCTCCATCGTCTTGGTGTCGCGTGCCAACGGGCGGTTTCGCATCGGCGTGATCGATCTGGACCGCGGCTTCATGCGGGTCTTGAGCAACGGCAGCCTGGACGAGTCGCCGAGTTTCGCGCCGAACGGCAGCATGGTAATTTACGCGACCATCCACGGCGGCCGAGGCGTCTTGGCGGCAGCCTCGATCGACGGCGGCGGCAACCAGCGCCTCTCTCAGGATTCCGGCGAGGTCCGCGAGCCAGCCTGGTCGCCGTTCATCAAATGACCCGACCTTTCCGGATCAACGTCCAATCCCCGAGGCAGGGGTGAAGGAGTCTGTGATGACAACCAACCGCAAGGGCATCCGGGCGCCCGCGCTCGCCCTCACTGCCGTCGTGCTCGCCTCTGTCTTGGCCGTCGGCTGCACCAGCGCGCCGAAGCAGTCGACCGAGCAGGTCGCGCCTCAGCCGATGCCGACGGCACCGACCACGACCGCCCCGCTTGAAACCACGCGCCCGGTCTATGCCGGTCCCTGGGAGGACCCGAGCAACCCGCTGTACCAGCGGACCATCTATTTCGACTACGACACGGCCGAGATCAAAC
The sequence above is drawn from the Thiocapsa rosea genome and encodes:
- the tolA gene encoding cell envelope integrity protein TolA — translated: MWHILRHNPRAFYWSLGLHVFFALLFFVGVKIDRPITEAGSKPRVVQATIVGDAALEAMVAEFQAEQARRPAGPEISPEISGEIRPGVEVPPDVVAPPESNQDDLSAAEAARLEAERLEAEAADAERLADAEREEAQRLEEAARAAAEAERLAAEAEAAAAEAEARRQLDIARRAEAQRRAQAEREAEEAAARAEAERRAEAERRAEAARRAEAERLAAEAAAAKAEAERLAEEKRLAAEAAARAEAQRRSEAVRAEDERRARAEAERRAEIERRAEAQRQADAEAVLARQRQLEEEARLMADFEERRLVEELAQERIEQEARRLAEEDRQRGLAAEEAQRTREADPSSSLATAQLAREADRYVPVIRDRVRQFWVRPPATGRDLATVVSVRLIPGGDVVPNSVRVVQSSGNTAFDQSVVAAVNQASPLPVPSGPVFERFREFDFTFKP
- the tolB gene encoding Tol-Pal system beta propeller repeat protein TolB yields the protein MPRHQRRPSILMAFAVVLFGIGLGFGTGPAQARLNIEVTGGVEAAQPIAVVPFGVSDGLIPPVDIAAVISADLARTGRFRAMPTRDMLDMPARHEDVDLRDWRLLGMNNLVIGRVEADGAGYRVSFILYDVFRGDQLASSTLVSTKDGMRNTAHRIADIIYQKLTGQRGVAATRIAYVTATGQGEGQTVTLRVADADGYNPQTIVSSGEPIMSPAWSPDGRRIAYVSFENKRAAIYIQELASGRRELVASHPGINGSPAFSPDGRKLAMTLSKDGNPDIYVLDLTSRELVRLTDHFAIDTEPSWSPDGQQIIFTSDRGGSPQIYRMGSGGGPAQRISSEGDYNARASYSPDGRSIVLVSRANGRFRIGVIDLDRGFMRVLSNGSLDESPSFAPNGSMVIYATIHGGRGVLAAASIDGGGNQRLSQDSGEVREPAWSPFIK